The following proteins come from a genomic window of Salvia hispanica cultivar TCC Black 2014 chromosome 4, UniMelb_Shisp_WGS_1.0, whole genome shotgun sequence:
- the LOC125221005 gene encoding uncharacterized protein LOC125221005: MDDLWNEAWDSLIQEVQKEADEEDEAAAAAELAAAAIPREIRHRRTIPRDHVGAAERLMADYFSANPRYPAEIFRRRFRMSRPLFTHIATTLADRYGCFNLRSDCTGRIGLSTFQKCTSAIRQLAYAGPADMFYEYLQMGETTSLEVLRQFCKGMREVFGPEFLRKPTPDECQRLLDMHGAVHSFPGMMGSIDCMHWEWKNCPVAWKGQFTTGSNNDINVLQSSPIFNDECRGEGPEISFVANGTQYRMGYYLADGIYPRWPVFVKTLRQPAGARRQHFARKQEAARKDVERAFGVLQARCAIIRCPTRVWHEDDVANIMLACIILHNMIIEDEGFAAKRWAPEDGASTSHGVASAPIQMGVPRSNEYLIQRFADIRRSTTHDQLQVNLIEEVWARRGGGVA; encoded by the exons atggatgatttgtgGAATGAAGCTTGGGATTCTTTGATTCAAGAGGTGCAGAAGGAAGCCGACGAGGAGGatgaggcggcggcggcggcggaatTGGCAGCGGCGGCGATCCCTCGTGAGATTCGTCATCGTCGGACAATCCCACGAGACCATGTCGGAGCGGCTGAGCGGCTTATGGCAGACTACTTTAGCGCTAACCCCCGTTACCCAGCTGAGATATTCCGTCGGCGTTTCAGAATGTCGCGACCGCTCTTCACCCATATAGCGACGACATTGGCGGACCGGTACGGTTGCTTCAACCTCCGAAGTGATTGCACTGGCCGGATCggactgtctacttttcagaAATGCACCTCTGCAATAAGGCAGCTTGCCTATGCCGGACCGGCTGATATGTTCTACGAATACCTACAGATGGGTGAGACGACTAGTCTAGAGGTGCTCCGGCAGTTTTGTAAGGGCATGCGAGAAGTCTTTGGTCCGGAGTTTCTACGAAAGCCAACCCCCGATGAGTGCCAGAGACTGCTAGATATGCACGGTGCGGTGCACAGTTTCCCAGGGATGATGGGCAGCattgattgcatgcattgggagtggaaaaaCTGCCCGGTGGCGTGGAAAGGCCAGTTCACTACTG gttcgaacaacgacatcaacgttcTGCAGTCGTCGCCTATCTTCAATGATGAGTGCCGGGGAGAGGGTCCAGAGATCAGTTTCGTAGCAAACGGCACGCAGTATCGCatgggatactatttggcaGATGGAATATACCCTCGTTGGCCCGTATTCGTCAAGACACTTCGCCAACCGGCCGGAGCGAGGAGACAACATTTTGCGCGAAAACAAGAGGCCGCTAGGAAAGATGTTGAGCGAgcttttggtgtgctccaagcGCGGTGCGCCATTATACGCTGCCCGACACGAGTTTGGCACGAAGATGATGTCGCGAATATTATGTTAgcatgtatcatattgcacaatatgataatagaagatgaaggatttgcTGCAAAACGTTGGGCACCGGAAGATGGTGCAAGTACAAGTCACGGCGTTGCATCCGCGCCGATACAGATGGGTGTACCACGTAGTAATGAATATCTGATCCAACGTTTCGCTGATATACGCAGGAGCACAACACATGACCAACTCCAGGTCAATTTGATTGAAGAGGTCTGGGCACGTAGGGGAGGCGGCGTAGCGTGA
- the LOC125185473 gene encoding leucine-rich repeat receptor-like protein kinase PXC1, with product MDLISSSFLLILTSLLVAATAAVNDTAVLSLFRSQTDLHGTLLSNWTGSACSANWLGINCTNNRVTAVSLPSLSLRGPIDALSSLDQLRLLDLRSNRLNGTLAALSQCPNLKLIYLSGNDFSGEIPPELSFLHRLRRLDLSNNNLRGPIPAQFANLSRLLTLHLQNNDLSGTIPKFLDSFPLLKQVNLSNNELYGAVPKSVISRYGEASFSGNEGLCGSSPFPKCSYTGGDHQSSTNQTVPSNPSSLPSSTTATIDEPTTSKHHKKLSNGAIVAIVVANSVLVLVMASFAVAYWCGGKRSREITSSSEGGKRSSYSSEKRVYANNNNGGGDSDGTNATDKSKLVFFDRKKQFELEDLLRASAEMLGKGSLGTVYKAVLDDGGTVAVKRLKDANPCARKEFEQYMDVIGKLRHPNVVRFRAYYYAREEKLLVYDYMPNGCLHSLLHGNRGAGRVPLDWTTRLGLMLGAARGLERIHQEYAASRIPHGNVRSCNVLLDKNGNACISDFGLSLLLNPAHAIARLEGYKAPEQNEVKRLSQKADVYSFGVVVLEVLTGREGSVDLPKWVQSVVRDEWTAEVFDQELLRYKNIEEEMVSMLHVAMACVVELPEKRPTMAQVVKMIEDIRVEVSPLGEDYDDSRNSLSPSLPTTEDAF from the exons ATGGACCTCATCTCGTCCTCCTTTCTCCTCATTCTGACCTCACTCTTGGTCGCTGCCACCGCCGCCGTCAATGACACCGCCGTCCTCTCTCTATTCCGCTCCCAGACCGACCTTCACGGCACACTCCTCTCGAACTGGACCGGCTCCGCATGCTCCGCCAACTGGCTCGGCATCAACTGCACCAACAACCGCGTCACCGCCGTCTCCCTGCCGTCCCTCAGCCTCCGCGGCCCCATCGACGCCCTCTCCTCCCTCGACCAGCTCCGCCTCCTCGACCTCCGCTCCAACCGCCTCAACGGCACCCTCGCCGCCCTCTCCCAATGCCCCAACCTCAAGCTCATTTATCTCTCTGGAAACGACTTCTCCGGCGAGATCCCGCCGGAGCTCTCCTTCCTccaccgcctccgccgcctcgACCTCTCCAACAACAACCTCCGCGGCCCCATCCCCGCACAATTCGCCAACCTCTCCCGCCTCCTCACTCTCCACCTCCAGAACAACGACCTCTCCGGCACAATCCCTAAATTCCTCGATTCCTTTCCTCTTCTCAAACAAGTCAATTTATCGAACAACGAGCTCTACGGCGCCGTGCCGAAATCCGTAATCTCCCGATACGGCGAGGCGAGCTTCTCCGGCAATGAAGGTCTCTGCGGGAGCAGCCCTTTCCCCAAATGCTCATACACAGGCGGCGATCATCAATCATCAACCAATCAAACCGTTCCGTCAAACCCTAGCTCTCTTCCTTCCTCAACAACCGCCACAATCGACGAGCCAACAACAAGCAAGCATCACAAAAAGCTTAGCAACGGCGCAATCGTAGCAATTGTGGTGGCGAACTCTGTTTTGGTATTGGTAATGGCATCGTTCGCGGTGGCCTATTGGTGCGGCGGAAAGCGATCGAGGGAGATTACAAGCTCGAGCGAGGGCGGGAAGAGGAGCAGCTATTCCAGCGAAAAGAGAGTTTACGCTAACAACAACAACGGCGGTGGAGACAGCGACGGCACTAACGCTACCGATAAGAGCAAGCTGGTGTTCTTCGATAGGAAGAAGCAATTCGAGCTGGAGGACTTGCTCCGAGCATCCGCGGAGATGCTCGGAAAGGGAAGCCTTGGCACAGTGTACAAGGCGGTTCTAGACGATGGAGGCACGGTGGCTGTAAAAAGGCTTAAAGACGCAAACCCCTGCGCTAGGAAGGAATTCGAGCAGTACATGGATGTGATCGGGAAGCTCCGGCATCCTAATGTCGTCAGATTCAGAGCTTACTATTACGCCAGAGAAGAGAAACTGCTCGTTTATGATTACATGCCTAATGGCTGCCTCCATTCACTTTTACACG GGAACAGGGGAGCAGGCAGGGTGCCATTGGACTGGACGACGCGGCTGGGGCTGATGCTGGGCGCTGCGCGGGGGCTAGAGAGGATTCACCAAGAGTATGCAGCTTCGCGAATTCCTCACGGAAACGTGAGATCATGCAACGTGCTTCTGGACAAGAACGGCAACGCCTGCATTTCGGATTTCGGGCTGTCGTTGCTGCTGAACCCTGCTCACGCGATTGCGAGATTGGAAGGGTACAAGGCGCCGGAGCAGAATGAGGTGAAGAGGCTGTCTCAGAAGGCGGATGTGTACAGCTTCGGGGTTGTGGTGCTTGAGGTGCTGACGGGGAGGGAGGGCAGCGTGGACCTACCCAAGTGGGTGCAGTCGGTGGTGAGGGATGAGTGGACGGCGGAGGTGTTCGATCAGGAGCTGCTGAGGTACAAGAACATAGAGGAGGAGATGGTGTCGATGCTGCACGTGGCGATGGCGTGTGTGGTGGAGCTGCCGGAGAAGAGGCCGACAATGGCGCAGGTTGTGAAGATGATTGAGGATATAAGAGTTGAGGTTTCGCCCTTGGGGGAGGACTATGACGACTCACGGAACTCGCTCTCGCCCTCCCTTCCCACAACTGAAGATGCATTCTGA